The region CTCCCATCATCGCGCTGCATAGCGACGGCGACCGCTTCCCTGGCGAGATTACTGAGCCCGTGACGCTGCCGGCGTCGGTCAAGGATTACCGCACGGGTGGGTGTTTTTCTTTCCACATCGCGCATCCCGACGGCACTGTGTTCGTGCACCCGACTGCCAATTACATTTCCGGCATACTCAGGGAATACGGTGCTGACCTGCTATATCTCGGGGCGGGAACGGCGGGGACGAAATCGCAGTCGTGGATTGAGGCCTACTGGCGTGAGACGGTGGAGACTCTGGGCGTAAAAACTGTGCGTGCGGTGCACTGGGATGCGTTCTGGCGGCCGTTGACCAAGCCTTTGAAGCCGATTCCGCGACCCTTCGACCGGGTGGATATAACCATGAGCGAGTTCGGGCGCCTTGCTGAGCGCGATGGTGTCGATGTTCGCCTGGCCGGTCTGTGGGAGCGCGAGACGGTGTTGGGGTAGGTT is a window of Corynebacterium lactis RW2-5 DNA encoding:
- a CDS encoding MBL fold metallo-hydrolase, with product MTVTATFAGVANVLITDGETSILIDGYFSRPSLLKVASGRLRPDERKIKYALNHLGMNGAGQTQPTSGHLDAVLVSHSHIDHAFDSPIVADLTGAKLYGSRSTRLIALGYGLERVPFHEIGHGEPFQVGAFSVTPIIALHSDGDRFPGEITEPVTLPASVKDYRTGGCFSFHIAHPDGTVFVHPTANYISGILREYGADLLYLGAGTAGTKSQSWIEAYWRETVETLGVKTVRAVHWDAFWRPLTKPLKPIPRPFDRVDITMSEFGRLAERDGVDVRLAGLWERETVLG